In the Equus przewalskii isolate Varuska chromosome 18, EquPr2, whole genome shotgun sequence genome, TGAGCCGGCCCTGGCCTCGCTTGGCAGCGTGGGGCACCTTCCCTTCCTGCAGGGTGGTGGAGTCGAGGGCGTCGTGGCTCAGCTGCTGGCCCGTCTCCTGAGTGACGCTCTGGAAAGACAGTGCCCGGCAGCCAGGCGGCAAGCCTCAGAGACCCGACTGGCTGTCTTTGCTGGCTCTCACACCTCTGTGACTCTCTCCACTCTGGACACACATGCCCCGCCCCACGGTCCACACAGACCTCCACCGAGGAGGGAAACACACGGCAGCCTGAGGGCCTGGAATGAGGAGGCAGCTTAGGGGTCCCCTTTCAGTCCTGCCAGCCCTGTCCTGGCTTGGGAACGTGACGGGAAAAGCAGGTTATTGCCAGCCCACCAACCTTCTGCGGCCAAGGGCAGATCCTGCCCACACGTCCCTCTGGCCCCCACACTCACGAGGACGGGAtgagggctgccctgggagggcTCGGGGAGCTGGTCTGGCCTCGATTGGGCTGCTCTAGGCTTCCTCATGTTACCTGAGAGGACCTCCTGCCAAAGGTCCAGCGGTGGGGGGCGTGGGAGCTGAGCCAGCGTCCACAACGTCTCCAAAGGTTCTCCCTGCGGGCTTTCTGGGAACCAGAGCCCTGGTCAGGCGGGAGAAAGCAGGAGAACATGTTTCTCTATCAAGAGTCTCCAGCCAAGTGAGCTGGCTTTGCGCACGTGGCTGCCTAGTTGCGGGGGTTCCAAGTCTGTTGGGGTCTGTTGTCAAGGAAGTGACCTCATTTCCTGCAGTGCCCTTACCTGAGTGCCCCCCTCAGATACCACCCATGCAAACAGTCCTCTGGCCATGGCCTTGCTCACCCCCCTTCTCCATGCGACGTCGTAGGCGTACCCAGGAACACCAACACACCCGTCTCACAGGCTCCCTAGAGGGTCTGGGTGCGGCCGAGGTCCCAGCTTTGAGACTGACGCAGAAACAAGTCCTCTTCCTTACCTCTTCTGGATCCTGCATAAGCCGTTGTGTCTCTCAGGGCCTGTCGGCCTCCTGTCTGCACACTGGGGAGGACCGGAGCGTGGACTTGCTAGACATGTCCTCTGGCGTGTGTCCTACCTTAGAGGACGATACCTCTCAAACTGCAGGCGGGTGTCACTTGCAGGCAATGCCTCCCACCTCGTGTTTCTTCCTCTTGCCACTTGccctgtgtctgcttctcttcgGATCCCACCCTAGAGTCCATCCTTGCATCCAAggtcaatgtgtgtgtgtgtgtgtgtgtgtgtgtgtttgtgtgtgtgtgcatgcgcgtgtgtgtgtgtgtttgtgtgcgtccGCGTGTTGTGTGCTCAGGTTGTGGAGGCCAAGAAGAAAACAGCTCCCACAAAAGGGAGGGATTGGCAAGAGCTTCTCAAGGTCTCATGGTTCCTAATTTCAGAAGCCAAGCCTCCGCGTGGGGTCCCAGTCTTGCCCTAGAAGGTCAGAACACACACTTACCCATTGGACTCACCCTGTCGAGGGCCATTCCCTACCCCTctaggggcctcagtttcccaatgtTCCAGTGAGAGATTCAATTCAGGACTGCATAGGCCTGAGCTCAGCAGAAAAGTGGCCGCCACTGCCTCCACCGTGGGTGTGATGTGGGCAGGGCTACAATCCAGGGTGCCCCGGACCTGGGCTCCTCCTCAAACAAGAACTGACCAAATGCCCGTGTACACTGCCGAATACTCCCCCTCACCCCCATGCCATCTCCAGATCTGTATGCACTTCCACCAACACAGCCTTCTCCAGAGGCCCCTGGGAATGCCTGTGTGCAGCCAGAGCCCCAGCCTTGAGGACGCAGAGCTGGCTTCCTCCCTGGCTCCGCCTTCTTCCTCATCTGGGATTCTGGGCAAGGCATTGAAGTTCTGGGGTCTTCTCCTTCTCCCGTCACTGGCCACCTGGGATCAGGACTTCCTGGTCTAGACCTCCTGCTGTAAtcccctcctcttgagtgtggaCTGACTGGAGCGATTCCACAGAGGACGGCAAAGCGATGCCGTGTCACTACTGAGATTTGGATGTGGTCAGTGGTCCCTGAGAACGCGCAAGGGGATAGGTGTGACTACTCACAGCCCACTGTGGGGCATCAGGTACCAGGAAGGAAcagccccaggctccttcccgcaccacaccctcacacacccacacacccacaccgccctcacacacaaacacacacacactcacacacacacacacacacgcccccgCACCAGAGCTCAATGAAGAGCTCTGAAAAGCTGGCCACCCCTTGTTCTGGGCAGTTGTTTCTTGGTAGAACGAGGGCATCGTTTCTTATGACTCATCTTTAAGTCATTCTTTTACcaaattaacattaattatcTATCTCAAACGTTAAAACTTTGGGGAATATATTTTACTCCACGATACGCTTCTTATAAACGCCAGTGTTTCATATGCgatgagaatatttttgaaatttgcaCATTTTGAAAACGTTACCAGGGCCCATCCAGGAAAGCGAAAGATTTGAAAGGGGTCTCCCTGGCCCCGACATTTCCCTCGCTGTTTCCAGCTCTGGTGTCACACCTCCAATGGGTCCCCATCCCCAGGAAGTGAAAAGAGGGAATAGCGGGGCATCCTCTTTGAGACAGAATCTTTGATCTCCGggggatttttcttcttaatgaaaaCCGCTATCTCAATTTCAAACATCCGGAGTCACTCACCTCAGACCAGACCCAGCCAGGCACAGGAGGCCACCTCTGGAAGGCTGGCACTTCCATGCAAACTCCGGAGGAGGGAAACGCACGGAGTCCGACAGAAGGAAACTCAGTGGCTACCAGGGACTTgcggtgggaggaagggagactgaCTGCTTCCCAGGGACAGGGTTTCTCTTGGACAAAAATGGGCGGGTACTAGATGCGGATGACGTTGGTGTGACGTTGTGAGTCTGCTTCACGCCACTTCAGCGAACAATTGAAAAGAACCCAAGAACTAAACTTTATTGAACTGACGAGATAAAATACAGGGAAAGGTtaagtaaagaaaaaccaaaaacaaaactttaaaacccACGCCATGGCTAGGGGAAGGCGAGGATTCTCTGGGGCTGCAGCTCAGGAGCTGAGGGTAGTGGCTGGGATGCTGCCAGTGCTTGCTGAAGGTCTTGAGCCGGCTGTGGCTCGCAAGATGCCTGTGCGgctctgagctgggctgggcccgAGAGGGAGAGACGGTGCCGGATCTTCAGGGTCTTCCGCGTCTTTCGGTGGAGCTGCAGctggagatggaagaagagaaaacgcCACCAACATGACTGCCCGCCCAAGTCATTCCAAAGAAAGGGACCCTCTGCCGCCAATCCAGCAGTCTCAGTCCAAGCACCACGCCCCCGAAAGTCTTCCCAGACTCGAGTCCCTGGCAAGAGTGATCTGAGCCCGCCCCTTGCTCCCAGCCGAACCCCAGCCTCTGGACACTCTGCTCCGGGGGGCGCAGCGCCATCCCCTCTGCACACGCCCACGTCACACACCCGAGTCCTCCTCACCCTCAGTCTTGGCATCAGTGTGCTCAGGCTGCTCCAGCCGGGAAAGAAGAACGCGGGCGCGGTGCTCCAGCTCCGAGCCGGGCATATTGAGACCGATGTAGGCCAAGAGCAGTTCCAGGCTGGGAACATCTGGGGGCTGGATAAAATCCTCAGGGTACCATCGGAGCCAGGCGCCCAGAATGAAGGAGATGGCCCTGAGGACGGACAGGTGGgcagcagagtcagagaagggtcCTTTCCTTGCACGCTGGCCTCCCGGGCATCCCTGTGcgggcctgggctcctgggcctcCCGCTCCTGGCTGTCCAGGGGCCAGTCCTACTTGGCGGCCACCTCCAATCTGGCAGTCTTGGCAGAGCTAGGCCAGGGCACCAAGGAGGGGCTAGGAAAACGCCTTTGGAAGGGGGAGCCCTGTGCCGTGGTGGCGTCACCTCTCCTAGGCCTCAGGGAAGCCTGACACACTGCTTGGAGCATCTCTCCGCCCACTGCCCACTGGAACGTCAGCTGCGTGAGGGCAGCGAGCGGTGCAGTCTCCTCTTTTCATTGCCctccctggcacacaggaggtgctcccAGAACATCTGACCAGTGAGGGAACAACGGACATTGTCTCCCGCCCATGCTTCCCAGGGCCCTCCTCTTGCCTCCAACTTTCCCTCCTGGGCCTACGTGCTGCCTGATTCACCAGGTGTCCCATGAGGGTCATGCTCCCCTGCCCCGTATCTCGACCAGGGAGGGGCTTATGTGGCCCCGGAGCACTCCCTGAGCCCCCTGAGCAGGAGCTGAGCACCCGCTGGGGAGCTTCTAGCAGATGAGTGAGCGGGACGCTGCAGGCAACTGCCCTCCAAGTGTGGACGCTGGGCGCCCTCCTAGGGATTCCAAAGCCCACTCACTTTTTGAGTTGGTCTAGGGGTCCGCCGTCCTCATCGCCATAGGCAAGGACACAACCGTATCTAGAAGACACAGGAGGACGTCGCATGGACTGGACTGGGGATCAGGCCTGCGTGAGAAGCCTAGCGGCGCTGTCTCACTCCCAAGGAGAATGGAGCCCTGGAGGGCATGGCTGTCGCCTGCTCTGCGCACGGGATTCTGGTCAGTGCCTAGAAAACTTTCTGCACCTAGTGGGGACCTCTGTGTGTGCGTGATGAAGGAAGGAGCTCCAACCGGCCCCTCACTCCTGCTTGAGTGGGTCGGGGGCCTCGGCTCAGCCCAGGGATCGCTGCTCTGGCTTCACCCAGGTCAGAGACCTAGAAGAGCTCTGCCATCTCCTTTTCCAAAGGGAAGACAACAACTCAGTGAAGGCCACGGGCACGCTGAGGGACGAGGCGGAGGCTTCGCCTTAGGCAAGAGGAATATCCTCAATGAGCACAACCACAGCCCCTCCGCTCCAGTCGACCCTCCCAGAGGGTTAGGCTTCTCGAGAAGCCTTTGCAGGCAGCACCTGCCTGAGTCCCTACAATCTCCCCTGGAGGCTGATCCTCTCTTCAGCCCGCCTTGCAAGGAGCAAACCGAGGCTCGGGGAGGTGCCGTGACATCCCCAGCctcacagctagtaggtggctgAATGCCCACAGTGCTGCGGAGGGGCACGGCACGCACCTTTGAAACAGAAGCTCCAGCACCTGTCGTGTGGTGGCAAAACCTCTATACGTGCACAGGAAGCTGTGGACGTAGGCGGTGTCGCCCTCCAGGAAGGCGGGCACCAGGTGCTCCACTCGCTTCTGCCGCGTTCCAGCCTGGACGGTCCACCCCAGGCGGGACGCTTTGCTCTTCGCTGGGGATGGATTTTCAGCCTGGGGTCAGACAGAGGGGCCGCTTGCCATCAGAGGCCGCACCGCGGGCCCCAGGAGTGCCGGGGACTGGAGGTCGCACCGAATGCCCAAGCCCGCGGTGACTTGTGGCCGGAAGTGGGCATCATTGCCCAGGGCAGGGAAGAATTCTCGGGATTCCAAGTAGGATGTGAGGTGGAGAAGGATTAAACCTCTTGGTCTCCTAGGTCTTTGTGCTGGCAGAGGAGTGACAGCCCCTCCCTGGATGAAGAGCATCAACCCTGGGGTGGCTGACCAACTGCCCATTCGAGACAGGAGAACACAGAGGCTTTTCGTGGGCTGGGAGGGATGAGGACGGGAGGACAGGCAGGGTGATCAGGGCGGTGCTGTGGAAATGGCAACAGAAGGTGCGGGTTCAGTGAAGGGCTGAGTCACTGGGCTAATGGGTCTCCCTTCTGGAAAGTTGGGCAGCCTGCTGAGGCCCGACGCCCTGACCTCGAGAGGCCACGTGGACGTGTTCCTCTGGACAGCAAAGGCAGAGGACCAGAAAGAACCCTGTGAGCCCCATGTCCTGTTGGGCAAAAAGCATGCCTATCCATCAGGATGCTGCGTCCGACTGGGAGAAGGTGGGGAAGGATTGCCAGGCCACATGGACACGTGAGGATGGGAGTTCAAACAGGAAAATCTCTACAGAACGCAAAAGGACTCTTGAACGCCCGTGAGCTGATGGGCTAGAAATGTCTCTGCTCTGCTACACCTCTGTGGACAGGGCCGTCTCCTCTGGCCAAGACGGGGGCTGGGCCCGCAGGGCAAGGTCGGGGGAAGAGATGGGGATTCAGATTCCTTTGGGAGCAGGGCTCCAGGCAGGAGCCCCGGGGCTGTCTCAGGGCCTTCGAAGACCTGGGGTCCTCAGTGCTGTCTTGGGGCCCTGGGGCTTGGGTCTCCCCAGCACCTGCACTCACCCTGAGCCGGCCCTGGCCTCGCTTGGCAGCGTGGGGCACCTTCCCTTCCTGCAGGGTGGTGGAGTCGAGGGCGTCGTGGCTCAGCTGCTGGCCCGTCTCCTGAGTGACGCTCTGGAAAGACAGTGCCCGGCAGCCAGGCGGCAAGCCTCAGAGACCCGACTGGCTGTCTTTGCTGGCTCTCACACCTCTGTGACTCTCTCCACTCTGGACACACATGCCCCGCCCCACGGTCCACACAGACCTCCACCGAGGAGGGAAACACACGGCAGCCTGAGGGCCTGGAATGAGGAGGCAGCTTAGGGGTCCCCTTTCAGTCCTGCCAGCCCTGTCCTGGCTTGGGAACGTGACGGGAAAAGCAGGTTATTGCCAGCCCACCAACCTTCTGCGGCCAAGGGCAGATCCTGCCCACACGTCCCTCTGGCCCCCACACTCACGAGGACGGGAtgagggctgccctgggagggcTCGGGGAGCTGGTCTGGCCTCGATTGGGCTGCTCTAGGCTTCCTCATGTTACCTGAGAGGACCTCCTGCCAAAGGTCCAGCGGTGGGGGGCGTGGGAGCTGAGCCAGCGTCCACAACGTCTCCAAAGGTTCTCCCTGCGGGCTTTCTGGGAACCAGAGCCCTGGTCAGGCGGGAGAAAGCAGGAGAACATGTTTCTCTATCAAGAGTCTCCAGCCAAGTGAGCTGGCTTTGCGCACGTGGCTGCCTAGTTGCGGGGGTTCCAAGTCTGTTGGGGTCTGTTGTCAAGGAAGTGACCTCATTTCCTGCAGTGCCCTTACCTGAGTGCCCCCCTCAGATACCACCCATGCAAACAGTCCTCTGGCCATGGCCTTGCTCACCCCCCTTCTCCATGCGACGTCGTAGGCGTACCCAGGAACACCAACACACCCGTCTCACAGGCTCCCTAGAGGGTCTGGGTGCGGCCGAGGTCCCAGCTTTGAGACTGACGCAGAAACAAGTCCTCTTCCTTACCTCTTCTGGATCCTGCATAAGCCGTTGTGTCTCTCAGGGCCTGTCGGCCTCCTGTCTGCACACTGGGGAGGACCGGAGCGTGGACTTGCTAGACATGTCCTCTGGCGTGTGTCCTACCTTAGAGGACGATACCTCTCAAACTGCAGGCGGGTGTCACTTGCAGGCAATGCCTCCCACCTCGTGTTTCTTCCTCTTGCCACTTGccctgtgtctgcttctcttcgGATCCCACCCTAGAGTCCATCCTTGCATCCAAggtcaatgtgtgtgtgtgtgtgtgtgtgtgtgtttgtgtgtgtgtgcatgcgcgtgtgtgtgtgtgtttgtgtgcgtccGCGTGTTGTGTGCTCAGGTTGTGGAGGCCAAGAAGAAAACAGCTCCCACAAAAGGGAGGGATTGGCAAGAGCTTCTCAAGGTCTCATGGTTCCTAATTTCAGAAGCCAAGCCTCCGCGTGGGGTCCCAGTCTTGCCCTAGAAGGTCAGAACACACACTTACCCATTGGACTCACCCTGTCGAGGGCCATTCCCTACCCCTctaggggcctcagtttcccaatgtTCCAGTGAGAGATTCAATTCAGGACTGCATAGGCCTGAGCTCAGCAGAAAAGTGGCCGCCACTGCCTCCACCGTGGGTGTGATGTGGGCAGGGCTACAATCCAGGGTGCCCCGGACCTGGGCTCCTCCTCAAACAAGAACTGACCAAATGCCCGTGTACACTGCCGAATACTCCCCCTCACCCCCATGCCATCTCCAGATCTGTATGCACTTCCACCAACACAGCCTTCTCCAGAGGCCCCTGGGAATGCCTGTGTGCAGCCAGAGCCCCAGCCTTGAGGACGCAGAGCTGGCTTCCTCCCTGGCTCCGCCTTCTTCCTCATCTGGGATTCTGGGCAAGGCATTGAAGTTCTGGGGTCTTCTCCTTCTCCCGTCACTGGCCACCTGGGATCAGGACTTCCTGGTCTAGACCTCCTGCTGTAAtcccctcctcttgagtgtggaCTGACTGGAGCGATTCCACAGAGGACGGCAAAGCGATGCCGTGTCACTACTGAGATTTGGATGTGGTCAGTGGTCCCTGAGAACGCGCAAGGGGATAGGTGTGACTACTCACAGCCCACTGTGGGGCATCAGGTACCAGGAAGGAAcagccccaggctccttcccgcaccacaccctcacacacccacacacccacaccgccctcacacacaaacacacacacactcacacacacacacacacgcccccgCACCAGAGCTCAATGAAGAGCTCTGAAAAGCTGGCCACCCCTTGTTCTGGGCAGTTGTTTCTTGGTAGAACGAGGGCATCGTTTCTTATGACTCATCTTTAAGTCATTCTTTTACcaaattaacattaattatcTATCTCAAACGTTAAAACTTTGGGGAATATATTTTACTCCACGATACGCTTCTTATAAACGCCAGTGTTTCATATGCgatgagaatatttttgaaatttgcaCATTTTGAAAACGTTACCAGGGCCCATCCAGGAAAGCGAAAGATTTGAAAGGGGTCTCCCTGGCCCCGACATTTCCCTCGCTGTTTCCAGCTCTGGTGTCACACCTCCAATGGGTCCCCATCCCCAGGAAGTGAAAAGAGGGAATAGCGGGGCATCCTCTTTGAGACAGAATCTTTGATCTCCGggggatttttcttcttaatgaaaaCCGCTATCTCAATTTCAAACATCCGGAGTCACTCACCTCAGACCAGACCCAGCCAGGCACAGGAGGCCACCTCTGGAAGGCTGGCACTTCCATGCAAACTCCGGAGGAGGGAAACGCACGGAGTCCGACAGAAGGAAACTCAGTGGCTACCAGGGACTTgcggtgggaggaagggagactgaCTGCTTCCCAGGGACAGGGTTTCTCTTGGACAAAAATGGGCGGGTACTAGATGCGGATGACGTTGGTGTGACGTTGTGAGTCTGCTTCACGCCACTTCAGCGAACAATTGAAAAGAACCCAAGAACTAAACTTTATTGAACTGACGAGATAAAATACAGGGAAAGGTtaagtaaagaaaaaccaaaaacaaaactttaaaacccACGCCATGGCTAGGGGAAGGCGAGGATTCTCTGGGGCTGCAGCTCAGGAGCTGAGGGTAGTGGCTGGGATGCTGCCAGTGCTTGCTGAAGGTCTTGAGCCGGCTGTGGCTCGCAAGATGCCTGTGCGgctctgagctgggctgggcccgAGAGGGAGAGACGGTGCCGGATCTTCAGGGTCTTCCGCGTCTTTCGGTGGAGCTGCAGctggagatggaagaagagaaaacgcCACCAACATGACTGCCCGCCCAAGTCATTCCAAAGAAAGGGACCCTCTGCCGCCAATCCAGCAGTCTCAGTCCAAGCACCACGCCCCCGAAAGTCTTCCCAGACTCGAGTCCCTGGCAAGAGTGATCTGAGCCCGCCCCTTGCTCCCAGCCGAACCCCAGCCTCTGGACACTCTGCTCCGGGGGGCGCAGCGCCATCCCCTCTGCACACGCCCACGTCACACACCCGAGTCCTCCTCACCCTCAGTCTTGGCATCAGTGTGCTCAGGCTGCTCCAGCCGGGAAAGAAGAACGCGGGCGCGGTGCTCCAGCTCCGAGCCGGGCATATTGAGACCGATGTAGGCCAAGAGCAGTTCCAGGCTGGGAACATCTGGGGGCTGGATAAAATCCTCAGGGTACCATCGGAGCCAGGCGCCCAGAATGAAGGAGATGGCCCTGAGGACGGACAGGTGGgcagcagagtcagagaagggtcCTTTCCTTGCACGCTGGCCTCCCGGGCATCCCTGTGcgggcctgggctcctgggcctcCCGCTCCTGGCTGTCCAGGGGCCAGTCCTACTTGGCGGCCACCTCCAATCTGGCAGTCTTGGCAGAGCTAGGCCAGGGCACCAAGGAGGGGCTAGGAAAACGCCTTTGGAAGGGGGAGCCCTGTGCCGTGGTGGCGTCACCTCTCCTAGGCCTCAGGGAAGCCTGACACACTGCTTGGAGCATCTCTCCGCCCACTGCCCACTGGAACGTCAGCTGCGTGAGGGCAGCGAGCGGTGCAGTCTCCTCTTTTCATTGCCctccctggcacacaggaggtgctcccAGAACATCTGACCAGTGAGGGAACAACGGACATTGTCTCCCGCCCATGCTTCCCAGGGCCCTCCTCTTGCCTCCAACTTTCCCTCCTGGGCCTACGTGCTGCCTGATTCACCAGGTGTCCCATGAGGGTCATGCTCCCCTGCCCCGTATCTCGACCAGGGAGGGGCTTATGTGGCCCCGGAGCACTCCCTGAGCCCCCTGAGCAGGAGCTGAGCACCCGCTGGGGAGCTTCTAGCAGATGAGTGAGCGGGACGCTGCAGGCAACTGCCCTCCAAGTGTGGACGCTGGGCGCCCTCCTAGGGATTCCAAAGCCCACTCACTTTTTGAGTTGGTCTAGGGGTCCGCCGTCCTCATCGCCATAGGCAAGGACACAACCGTATCTAGAAGACACAGGAGGACGTCGCATGGACTGGACTGGGGATCAGGCCTGCGTGAGAAGCCTAGCGGCGCTGTCTCACTCCCAAGGAGAATGGAGCCCTGGAGGGCATGGCTGTCGCCTGCTCTGCGCACGGGATTCTGGTCAGTGCCTAGAAAACTTTCTGCACCTAGTGGGGACCTCTGTGTGTGCGTGATGAAGGAAGGAGCTCCAACCGGCCCCTCACTCCTGCTTGAGTGGGTCGGGGGCCTCGGCTCAGCCCAGGGATCGCTGCTCTGGCTTCACCCAGGTCAGAGACCTAGAAGAGCTCTGCCATCTCCTTTTCCAAAGGGAAGACAACAACTCAGTGAAGGCCACGGGCACGCTGAGGGACGAGGCGGAGGCTTCGCCTTAGGCAAGAGGAATATCCTCAATGAGCACAACCACAGCCCCTCCGCTCCAGTCGACCCTCCCAGAGGGTTAGGCTTCTCGAGAAGCCTTTGCAGGCAGCACCTGCCTGAGTCCCTACAATCTCCCCTGGAGGCTGATCCTCTCTTCAGCCCGCCTTGCAAGGAGCAAACCGAGGCTCGGGGAGGTGCCGTGACATCCCCAGCctcacagctagtaggtggctgAATGCCCACAGTGCTGCGGAGGGGCACGGCACGCACCTTTGAAACAGAAGCTCCAGCACCTGTCGTGTGGTGGCAAAACCTCTATACGTGCACAGGAAGCTGTGGACGTAGGCGGTGTCGCCCTCCAGGAAGGCGGGCACCAGGTGCTCCACTCGCTTCTGCCGCGTTCCAGCCTGGACGGTCCACCCCAGGCGGGACGCTTTGCTCTTCGCTGGGGATGGATTTTCAGCCTG is a window encoding:
- the LOC139076977 gene encoding ral guanine nucleotide dissociation stimulator-like isoform X3; the protein is MALDRDPEEVRKRTCFCVSLKAGTSAAPRPSREPVRRGSGSQKARRENLWRRCGRWLSSHAPHRWTFGRRSSQSVTQETGQQLSHDALDSTTLQEGKVPHAAKRGQGRLRAENPSPAKSKASRLGWTVQAGTRQKRVEHLVPAFLEGDTAYVHSFLCTYRGFATTRQVLELLFQRAISFILGAWLRWYPEDFIQPPDVPSLELLLAYIGLNMPGSELEHRARVLLSRLEQPEHTDAKTEAAAPPKDAEDPEDPAPSLPLGPSPAQSRTGILRATAGSRPSASTGSIPATTLSS
- the LOC139076977 gene encoding ral guanine nucleotide dissociation stimulator-like isoform X1, coding for MALDRDPEEVRKRTCFCVSLKAGTSAAPRPSREPVRRGSGSQKARRENLWRRCGRWLSSHAPHRWTFGRRSSQSVTQETGQQLSHDALDSTTLQEGKVPHAAKRGQGRLRAENPSPAKSKASRLGWTVQAGTRQKRVEHLVPAFLEGDTAYVHSFLCTYRGFATTRQVLELLFQRYGCVLAYGDEDGGPLDQLKKAISFILGAWLRWYPEDFIQPPDVPSLELLLAYIGLNMPGSELEHRARVLLSRLEQPEHTDAKTEAAAPPKDAEDPEDPAPSLPLGPSPAQSRTGILRATAGSRPSASTGSIPATTLSS
- the LOC139076977 gene encoding ral guanine nucleotide dissociation stimulator-like isoform X2, which translates into the protein MQDPEEVRKRTCFCVSLKAGTSAAPRPSREPVRRGSGSQKARRENLWRRCGRWLSSHAPHRWTFGRRSSQSVTQETGQQLSHDALDSTTLQEGKVPHAAKRGQGRLRAENPSPAKSKASRLGWTVQAGTRQKRVEHLVPAFLEGDTAYVHSFLCTYRGFATTRQVLELLFQRYGCVLAYGDEDGGPLDQLKKAISFILGAWLRWYPEDFIQPPDVPSLELLLAYIGLNMPGSELEHRARVLLSRLEQPEHTDAKTEAAAPPKDAEDPEDPAPSLPLGPSPAQSRTGILRATAGSRPSASTGSIPATTLSS
- the LOC139076977 gene encoding ral guanine nucleotide dissociation stimulator-like isoform X4, producing the protein MQDPEEGSGSQKARRENLWRRCGRWLSSHAPHRWTFGRRSSQSVTQETGQQLSHDALDSTTLQEGKVPHAAKRGQGRLRAENPSPAKSKASRLGWTVQAGTRQKRVEHLVPAFLEGDTAYVHSFLCTYRGFATTRQVLELLFQRYGCVLAYGDEDGGPLDQLKKAISFILGAWLRWYPEDFIQPPDVPSLELLLAYIGLNMPGSELEHRARVLLSRLEQPEHTDAKTEAAAPPKDAEDPEDPAPSLPLGPSPAQSRTGILRATAGSRPSASTGSIPATTLSS
- the LOC139073344 gene encoding ral guanine nucleotide dissociation stimulator-like isoform X2, with the protein product MQDPEEVRKRTCFCVSLKAGTSAAPRPSREPVRRGSGSQKARRENLWRRCGRWLSSHAPHRWTFGRRSSQSVTQETGQQLSHDALDSTTLQEGKVPHAAKRGQGRLRAENPSPAKSKASRLGWTVQAGTRQKRVEHLVPAFLEGDTAYVHSFLCTYRGFATTRQVLELLFQRYGCVLAYGDEDGGPLDQLKKAISFILGAWLRWYPEDFIQPPDVPSLELLLAYIGLNMPGSELEHRARVLLSRLEQPEHTDAKTEAAAPPKDAEDPEDPAPSLPLGPSPAQSRTGILRATAGSRPSASTGSIPATTLSS
- the LOC139073344 gene encoding ral guanine nucleotide dissociation stimulator-like isoform X4; translated protein: MQDPEEGSGSQKARRENLWRRCGRWLSSHAPHRWTFGRRSSQSVTQETGQQLSHDALDSTTLQEGKVPHAAKRGQGRLRAENPSPAKSKASRLGWTVQAGTRQKRVEHLVPAFLEGDTAYVHSFLCTYRGFATTRQVLELLFQRYGCVLAYGDEDGGPLDQLKKAISFILGAWLRWYPEDFIQPPDVPSLELLLAYIGLNMPGSELEHRARVLLSRLEQPEHTDAKTEAAAPPKDAEDPEDPAPSLPLGPSPAQSRTGILRATAGSRPSASTGSIPATTLSS
- the LOC139073344 gene encoding ral guanine nucleotide dissociation stimulator-like isoform X1 — protein: MALDRDPEEVRKRTCFCVSLKAGTSAAPRPSREPVRRGSGSQKARRENLWRRCGRWLSSHAPHRWTFGRRSSQSVTQETGQQLSHDALDSTTLQEGKVPHAAKRGQGRLRAENPSPAKSKASRLGWTVQAGTRQKRVEHLVPAFLEGDTAYVHSFLCTYRGFATTRQVLELLFQRYGCVLAYGDEDGGPLDQLKKAISFILGAWLRWYPEDFIQPPDVPSLELLLAYIGLNMPGSELEHRARVLLSRLEQPEHTDAKTEAAAPPKDAEDPEDPAPSLPLGPSPAQSRTGILRATAGSRPSASTGSIPATTLSS
- the LOC139073344 gene encoding ral guanine nucleotide dissociation stimulator-like isoform X3, with product MALDRDPEEVRKRTCFCVSLKAGTSAAPRPSREPVRRGSGSQKARRENLWRRCGRWLSSHAPHRWTFGRRSSQSVTQETGQQLSHDALDSTTLQEGKVPHAAKRGQGRLRAENPSPAKSKASRLGWTVQAGTRQKRVEHLVPAFLEGDTAYVHSFLCTYRGFATTRQVLELLFQRAISFILGAWLRWYPEDFIQPPDVPSLELLLAYIGLNMPGSELEHRARVLLSRLEQPEHTDAKTEAAAPPKDAEDPEDPAPSLPLGPSPAQSRTGILRATAGSRPSASTGSIPATTLSS